A single genomic interval of Amycolatopsis albispora harbors:
- the rsmA gene encoding 16S rRNA (adenine(1518)-N(6)/adenine(1519)-N(6))-dimethyltransferase RsmA, giving the protein MTKPAGLLGPAEIRGLAAELDVRPTKKLGQNFVHDPNTVRRIAELGRVTADDVVLEVGPGLGSLTLGLLATGARVVAVEIDPVLAQRLPATVAEHAPGAAGNLTVVPADALKVRQADVGEPTALVANLPYNVAVPVVLHLLAELPSLSRGLVMVQTEVADRMAAGPGSRTYGVPSVKLAWYGRAKKVAAVPRAVFWPVPNVDSALVAFERVEATYPAERKTVFAVVDAAFAQRRKTLRAALAGWAGSAERAGELLTSAGIDPRTRGEQLTVEQFARIAAAAENEG; this is encoded by the coding sequence GTGACCAAACCCGCCGGGCTGCTCGGCCCCGCCGAGATCCGCGGCCTGGCCGCCGAGCTGGACGTGCGGCCGACCAAGAAGCTCGGCCAGAACTTCGTCCACGACCCCAACACCGTGCGCCGGATCGCCGAGCTCGGCCGGGTCACCGCGGACGACGTCGTGCTCGAGGTGGGTCCCGGGCTCGGCTCGCTGACGCTGGGTCTGCTCGCCACCGGCGCCCGCGTGGTCGCCGTCGAGATCGACCCCGTCCTCGCCCAGCGCCTCCCCGCGACCGTCGCCGAGCACGCGCCCGGCGCGGCCGGGAACCTGACCGTCGTCCCCGCCGACGCGCTCAAGGTCCGCCAAGCCGACGTCGGCGAACCCACCGCGCTCGTCGCGAACCTGCCCTACAACGTCGCCGTGCCGGTCGTGCTGCACCTGCTCGCCGAGCTGCCGTCCCTCAGCCGCGGCCTGGTGATGGTCCAGACCGAGGTGGCCGACCGCATGGCCGCGGGCCCCGGCAGCCGGACCTACGGCGTGCCCAGCGTCAAGCTCGCCTGGTACGGCCGCGCCAAGAAGGTGGCCGCGGTGCCGCGCGCGGTGTTCTGGCCGGTGCCCAACGTCGATTCCGCGCTGGTCGCCTTCGAGCGCGTCGAGGCCACTTATCCAGCTGAGCGGAAGACCGTGTTCGCCGTGGTCGACGCGGCCTTCGCGCAGCGGCGCAAGACCCTGCGCGCGGCACTGGCGGGCTGGGCGGGGTCCGCCGAGCGCGCCGGCGAGCTGCTGACCTCGGCCGGTATCGATCCACGGACCCGGGGTGAGCAGCTCACGGTCGAGCAGTTCGCCCGCATCGCGGCGGCGGCGGAAAACGAGGGATAA